In Anopheles gambiae chromosome 2, idAnoGambNW_F1_1, whole genome shotgun sequence, a single window of DNA contains:
- the LOC1271542 gene encoding EF-hand domain-containing protein 1: MEGLPKLPGNDFANRLRQKHHVPQSFKYVNGYPIPVRPECGLGGERLNEDSIQFCPEPNGGGNDTVLYDPILTYGRVRHLPVKPYRPHFVLYDQKTLKFNAFFRQAVPESATETFRIRYVHILYFLEDDTMTVLEPTIENCGYPQGRLVRRGRKLKNADREEFYHWKDLNIGIDVEMHGYVFHITDCDAYTKEFLLSNGIELNEIELLPPDPAMNERSISQRQTFRHHKMYPVPDDKLRKYLEYQGKVLHFDCVLDERDREGGELMTYKLFYYLEDDTVSIKELKENQEGRDYFPMLLRKQKLPKNWKENPVSHPSIFLEKSDAEVSEYYSPKDLIVGSTIFVYGRKFLLLDCDGFTRCYYETALKLTQPDRVRLDSSPKRAPRLEVPSYLGLGTPEDSLASYHSLVPKSPKKDVITYLVNVNKFLRYGCVLDTAHPEDKIRRFVLSLSLADGTITIMESSVDNSGIRGGRFLSPRKVWLPGCNPDEPEYYTAKDLHIGATVVVFAHRFKIVSADLYVYRYMQAYPEIFSPIAIDSVRNFLLAEGHLKDDLRRATEEEYQKLEQSDGPSEQGEVQKRLAGFQIGDSNGASPAPIASPRASPVPYGDAQAAPFAEPPEHPCPHPIIPDEELRKAYHTNEPDELAIQAYNVPEDPTSSRQGSPKKGSKSVHFQDDC; the protein is encoded by the exons ATGGAGGGTTTGCCAAAGTTGCCGGGGAACGATTTTGCCAACCGTTTGCGCCAAAAGCATCACGTACCGCAGAGCTTCAAGTACGTCAATGGCTACCCGATTCCGGTCCGTCCGGAGTGTGGTCTCGGGGGCGAGCGGCTGAACGAAGATTCGATCCAGTTCTGTCCGGAGCCGAACGGCGGCGGCAACGATACGGTGCTGTACGATCCGATCCTGACGTACGGTCGGGTTCGCCATCTGCCGGTGAAACCGTACCGGCCCCACTTTGTGCTGTACGATCAGAAGACGCTCAAGTTCAATGCGTTCTTCCGCCAGGCAGTGCCGGAGTCGGCCACCGAAACATTCCGCATCCGGTACGTGCACATACTCTACTTTCTCGAGGACGACACGATGACCGTGCTGGAGCCGACGATCGAAAACTGTGGCTATCCCCAGGGCCGGCTGGTACGGCGGGGCCGCAAGCTGAAAAATGCCGACCGGGAAGAGTTTTACCACTGGAAGGATTTGAACATTGGCATCGACGTGGAGATGCATGGGTACGTGTTCCACATCACCGATTGCGATGCGTACACGAAGGAATTTCTGCTGAGCAACGGTATCGAGCTGAACGAGATCGAGCTGCTGCCACCGGATCCGGCCATGAACGAACGCTCCATCAGCCAGCGGCAAACGTTCCGGCATCACAAAATGTACCCCGTGCCGGACGATAAGTTGCGAAAGTATCTTGAATATCAGGGAAAGGTTTTGCA CTTCGATTGTGTATTGGATGAGCGGGACCGTGAAGGAGGCGAACTGATGACGTACAAGCTGTTCTACTACCTAGAAGATGATACTGTCTCCATCAAAGAGCTGAAGGAGAACCAAGAAGGGCGCGATTACTTCCCAATGTTGCTGCGCAAGCAAAAGCTCCCGAaaaattggaaagaaaatcCAG TTTCTCACCCTTCCATTTTCTTGGAGAAAAGTGATGCCGAAGTATCAGAGTACTATTCGCCGAAGGATTTAATCGTCGGCTCAACCATTTTCGTCTACGGCCGCAAATTTCTACTACTCGACTGTGACGGTTTCACGCGCTGCTACTACGAAACAGCTCTCAAGCTAACCCAGCCGGACCGGGTACGGCTGGACAGCTCGCCCAAGCGTGCGCCACGGCTGGAGGTGCCGAGCTATCTTGGGCTCGGTACGCCCGAGGATTCGCTAGCCTCCTACCACAGCCTCGTGCCGAAAAGTCCGAAGAAGGACGTCATCACGTACCTGGTGAATGTGAACAAATTCCTCCGGTACGGCTGTGTGCTGGATACTGCCCACCCGGAGGATAAGATACGCAGGTTCGTCCTCAGCCTGTCGCTTGCGGACGGGACGATTACCATCATGGAATCGTCCGTCGATAATTCAGGCATTCGGGGGGGACGGTTTCTGTCCCCTCGCAAAGTGTGGCTTCCCGGGTGCAATCCTGACGAGCCGGAGTACTACACGGCCAAGGACCTGCACATCGGCGCGACGGTGGTGGTATTTGCACATCGCTTTAAAATCGTCAGTGCCGACCTGTACGTGTATCGGTACATGCAGGCGTACCCGGAAATATTCTCCCCGATCGCTATCGACAGTGTGCGTAACTTTCTGCTGGCCGAAGGCCATCTCAAGGACGATCTGCGACGGGCGACCGAAGAGGAGTACCAGAAGCTGGAGCAAAGTGACGGCCCATCGGAGCAGGGCGAAGTGCAGAAACGGCTGGCCGGATTTCAGATCGGTGACTCGAACGGTGCTTCGCCTGCGCCGATCGCTTCACCGCGCGCTTCACCGGTACCGTACGGAGATGCGCAAGCAGCTCCCTTTGCCGAACCGCCGGAACATCCCTGCCCCCATCCGATCATTCCCGACGAAGAGCTGCGGAAAGCGTACCACACCAACGAACCGGACGAGCTTGCCATACAGGCGTACAACGTGCCGGAAGATCCGACATCCTCACGACAAGGCTCGCCCAAGAAGGGCTCAAAGTCGGTCCATTTTCAAGACGACTGTTGA